Proteins from a single region of Paramormyrops kingsleyae isolate MSU_618 chromosome 9, PKINGS_0.4, whole genome shotgun sequence:
- the yrdc gene encoding threonylcarbamoyl-AMP synthase isoform X3, which yields MRLVWFVANIATPSRFQRFWTKRQAESTVMCKELRTRLLRLGPRAFNGPLLEGVCPEGEQDTESILETTVQALKEGQVVAVPTDTIYGLACLAQNSEAVGKVYDIKGRHSGKPLAICVGEVEDVYKCCKVTVPEALLRDLLPGPVTLVMERSDKLNQDLNPFTSLVGVRIPDHAFIRQLSQMCGEPLALTSANVTSHTSTVAVHEFQELWSRLAVVVDGGPIGDQTPQSRLGSTVVDLSATGKYCIIRPGCALSPTVTLLEERYGLIRWNRNWDGGD from the exons ATGCGTCTGGTCTGGTTCGTCGCTAACATTGCAACACCTTCGCGATTTCAACGTTTCTGGACTAAGCGACAGGCGGAAAGCACAGTAATGTGCAAGGAGCTGAGGACCCGGTTGCTGCGCCTGGGGCCGCGAGCGTTTAACGGGCCTTTACTGGAGGGGGTCTGTCCCGAAGGTGAGCAAG ATACCGAGAGCATCCTGGAGACCACAGTCCAGGCCTTGAAGGAGGGGCAAGTGGTCGCCGTGCCGACGGACACTATATATGGATTGGCCTGCCTGGCGCAGAACTCGGAGGCTGTCGGGAAGGTGTATGACATCAAGGGACGCCACAGTGGGAAGCCATTGGCTATCTGCGTGGGCGAAGTGGAAGACGTATACAA GTGCTGTAAGGTAACCGTCCCCGAGGCCCTGCTGAGGGACCTGCTGCCAGGCCCGGTGACGCTGGTCATGGAGAGATCTGACAAGCTGAATCAAGACCTCAACCCCTTCACTTCT ctggTTGGCGTGCGCATCCCAGACCACGCCTTCATCCGCCAGCTGTCCCAGATGTGCGGCGAACCCCTGGCACTCACCAGCGCCAACGTCACCTCCCACACCAGCACCGTCGCCGTGCAC GAGTTTCAGGAGCTGTGGTCCAGGCTGGCCGTGGTGGTCGACGGAGGCCCCATCGGGGATCAGACTCCACAGTCACGTCTGGGGTCGACCGTGGTTGACCTCTCCGCCACaggcaaatactgcatcatacGACCGGGCTG TGCCCTCTCCCCCACCGTCACCCTCCTGGAGGAGAGATATGGACTGATCAGGTGGAACAGGAATTGGGATGGGGGTGACTGA
- the yrdc gene encoding threonylcarbamoyl-AMP synthase isoform X1 has translation MRLVWFVANIATPSRFQRFWTKRQAESTVMCKELRTRLLRLGPRAFNGPLLEGVCPEGEQVYPSNLLGGNLHKYWKSMQATQSARGNQTTNPADTESILETTVQALKEGQVVAVPTDTIYGLACLAQNSEAVGKVYDIKGRHSGKPLAICVGEVEDVYKCCKVTVPEALLRDLLPGPVTLVMERSDKLNQDLNPFTSLVGVRIPDHAFIRQLSQMCGEPLALTSANVTSHTSTVAVHEFQELWSRLAVVVDGGPIGDQTPQSRLGSTVVDLSATGKYCIIRPGCALSPTVTLLEERYGLIRWNRNWDGGD, from the exons ATGCGTCTGGTCTGGTTCGTCGCTAACATTGCAACACCTTCGCGATTTCAACGTTTCTGGACTAAGCGACAGGCGGAAAGCACAGTAATGTGCAAGGAGCTGAGGACCCGGTTGCTGCGCCTGGGGCCGCGAGCGTTTAACGGGCCTTTACTGGAGGGGGTCTGTCCCGAAGGTGAGCAAG TTTACCCAAGCAACCTCTTAGGAGGTAACCTACACAAATACTGGAAGAGCATGCAAGCAACACAGTCAGCCAGAGGGAATCAAACCACTAACCCTGCAG ATACCGAGAGCATCCTGGAGACCACAGTCCAGGCCTTGAAGGAGGGGCAAGTGGTCGCCGTGCCGACGGACACTATATATGGATTGGCCTGCCTGGCGCAGAACTCGGAGGCTGTCGGGAAGGTGTATGACATCAAGGGACGCCACAGTGGGAAGCCATTGGCTATCTGCGTGGGCGAAGTGGAAGACGTATACAA GTGCTGTAAGGTAACCGTCCCCGAGGCCCTGCTGAGGGACCTGCTGCCAGGCCCGGTGACGCTGGTCATGGAGAGATCTGACAAGCTGAATCAAGACCTCAACCCCTTCACTTCT ctggTTGGCGTGCGCATCCCAGACCACGCCTTCATCCGCCAGCTGTCCCAGATGTGCGGCGAACCCCTGGCACTCACCAGCGCCAACGTCACCTCCCACACCAGCACCGTCGCCGTGCAC GAGTTTCAGGAGCTGTGGTCCAGGCTGGCCGTGGTGGTCGACGGAGGCCCCATCGGGGATCAGACTCCACAGTCACGTCTGGGGTCGACCGTGGTTGACCTCTCCGCCACaggcaaatactgcatcatacGACCGGGCTG TGCCCTCTCCCCCACCGTCACCCTCCTGGAGGAGAGATATGGACTGATCAGGTGGAACAGGAATTGGGATGGGGGTGACTGA
- the yrdc gene encoding threonylcarbamoyl-AMP synthase isoform X2, with the protein MRLVWFVANIATPSRFQRFWTKRQAESTVMCKELRTRLLRLGPRAFNGPLLEGVCPEVYPSNLLGGNLHKYWKSMQATQSARGNQTTNPADTESILETTVQALKEGQVVAVPTDTIYGLACLAQNSEAVGKVYDIKGRHSGKPLAICVGEVEDVYKCCKVTVPEALLRDLLPGPVTLVMERSDKLNQDLNPFTSLVGVRIPDHAFIRQLSQMCGEPLALTSANVTSHTSTVAVHEFQELWSRLAVVVDGGPIGDQTPQSRLGSTVVDLSATGKYCIIRPGCALSPTVTLLEERYGLIRWNRNWDGGD; encoded by the exons ATGCGTCTGGTCTGGTTCGTCGCTAACATTGCAACACCTTCGCGATTTCAACGTTTCTGGACTAAGCGACAGGCGGAAAGCACAGTAATGTGCAAGGAGCTGAGGACCCGGTTGCTGCGCCTGGGGCCGCGAGCGTTTAACGGGCCTTTACTGGAGGGGGTCTGTCCCGAAG TTTACCCAAGCAACCTCTTAGGAGGTAACCTACACAAATACTGGAAGAGCATGCAAGCAACACAGTCAGCCAGAGGGAATCAAACCACTAACCCTGCAG ATACCGAGAGCATCCTGGAGACCACAGTCCAGGCCTTGAAGGAGGGGCAAGTGGTCGCCGTGCCGACGGACACTATATATGGATTGGCCTGCCTGGCGCAGAACTCGGAGGCTGTCGGGAAGGTGTATGACATCAAGGGACGCCACAGTGGGAAGCCATTGGCTATCTGCGTGGGCGAAGTGGAAGACGTATACAA GTGCTGTAAGGTAACCGTCCCCGAGGCCCTGCTGAGGGACCTGCTGCCAGGCCCGGTGACGCTGGTCATGGAGAGATCTGACAAGCTGAATCAAGACCTCAACCCCTTCACTTCT ctggTTGGCGTGCGCATCCCAGACCACGCCTTCATCCGCCAGCTGTCCCAGATGTGCGGCGAACCCCTGGCACTCACCAGCGCCAACGTCACCTCCCACACCAGCACCGTCGCCGTGCAC GAGTTTCAGGAGCTGTGGTCCAGGCTGGCCGTGGTGGTCGACGGAGGCCCCATCGGGGATCAGACTCCACAGTCACGTCTGGGGTCGACCGTGGTTGACCTCTCCGCCACaggcaaatactgcatcatacGACCGGGCTG TGCCCTCTCCCCCACCGTCACCCTCCTGGAGGAGAGATATGGACTGATCAGGTGGAACAGGAATTGGGATGGGGGTGACTGA
- the yrdc gene encoding threonylcarbamoyl-AMP synthase isoform X4 — protein MRLVWFVANIATPSRFQRFWTKRQAESTVMCKELRTRLLRLGPRAFNGPLLEGVCPEDTESILETTVQALKEGQVVAVPTDTIYGLACLAQNSEAVGKVYDIKGRHSGKPLAICVGEVEDVYKCCKVTVPEALLRDLLPGPVTLVMERSDKLNQDLNPFTSLVGVRIPDHAFIRQLSQMCGEPLALTSANVTSHTSTVAVHEFQELWSRLAVVVDGGPIGDQTPQSRLGSTVVDLSATGKYCIIRPGCALSPTVTLLEERYGLIRWNRNWDGGD, from the exons ATGCGTCTGGTCTGGTTCGTCGCTAACATTGCAACACCTTCGCGATTTCAACGTTTCTGGACTAAGCGACAGGCGGAAAGCACAGTAATGTGCAAGGAGCTGAGGACCCGGTTGCTGCGCCTGGGGCCGCGAGCGTTTAACGGGCCTTTACTGGAGGGGGTCTGTCCCGAAG ATACCGAGAGCATCCTGGAGACCACAGTCCAGGCCTTGAAGGAGGGGCAAGTGGTCGCCGTGCCGACGGACACTATATATGGATTGGCCTGCCTGGCGCAGAACTCGGAGGCTGTCGGGAAGGTGTATGACATCAAGGGACGCCACAGTGGGAAGCCATTGGCTATCTGCGTGGGCGAAGTGGAAGACGTATACAA GTGCTGTAAGGTAACCGTCCCCGAGGCCCTGCTGAGGGACCTGCTGCCAGGCCCGGTGACGCTGGTCATGGAGAGATCTGACAAGCTGAATCAAGACCTCAACCCCTTCACTTCT ctggTTGGCGTGCGCATCCCAGACCACGCCTTCATCCGCCAGCTGTCCCAGATGTGCGGCGAACCCCTGGCACTCACCAGCGCCAACGTCACCTCCCACACCAGCACCGTCGCCGTGCAC GAGTTTCAGGAGCTGTGGTCCAGGCTGGCCGTGGTGGTCGACGGAGGCCCCATCGGGGATCAGACTCCACAGTCACGTCTGGGGTCGACCGTGGTTGACCTCTCCGCCACaggcaaatactgcatcatacGACCGGGCTG TGCCCTCTCCCCCACCGTCACCCTCCTGGAGGAGAGATATGGACTGATCAGGTGGAACAGGAATTGGGATGGGGGTGACTGA